From one Perca fluviatilis chromosome 10, GENO_Pfluv_1.0, whole genome shotgun sequence genomic stretch:
- the LOC120567397 gene encoding uncharacterized protein LOC120567397 isoform X2, whose translation MLLLFVTTVSCVVFGGSSAGFFEKSECYGKFLRFPFTYTPPRFNGQLYFTPKNGGSRKLVMDKDEAKDSRLQISIGSVVLTDLTERDEGTFSVSINDAMPYDIIKLEILDCAYHEYRTYGSPYSSVVPTQTEYIEFLPFYSEELPRVLWNRTDPQANKGSRLQMKDSIWEIKSLNQADGGYYNFRKKDKTVLSRLRIVVGVNDRRYYTKVNERFVIENPSLDATWTVTFTPAGEVEKNTLMEAGNLVTDDRRIRIMRNGIEIDPVNIIDSGTFEFRDQQGYLAKIVELRVEDELLPSVLHPYAYIAIIGGIIFAVVVCCCCVKKCCCKNSSSKRHESAPETEAAPAVYYHDLIQPAGPSYSVAPVPDNSYQPMNSLVSGEHTTTSLEPSVYVQ comes from the exons aTGTTGCTATTATTCGTGACTACTGTTTCGTGCGTCGTGTTTGGTG GTTCATCCGCtggtttttttgaaaaaagtgagtgCTATGGCAAATTTTTGAGATTCCCATTTACTTATACACCACCTCGTTTCAATGGACAGTTGTACTTCACTCCGAAGAATGGTGGATCCAGGAAACTAGTGATGGATAAGGACGAG GCAAAGGACTCACGCCTCCAAATTTCCATTGGCTCAGTTGTACTCACAGATTTGACAGAAAGAGATGAGGGAACGTTTTCTGTCTCAATTAATGATGCTATGCCATACGATATTATCAAACTGGAAATTTTGG ATTGTGCTTACCACGAGTATAGGACTTACGGGAGCCCATATTCCTCTGTTGTTCCTACACAGACTGAATACATAGAATTCCTTCCCTTTTACAGTGAGGAACTGCCGAGGGTCCTGTGGAATCGAACCGACCCTCAGGCCAATAAGGGAAGCAGATTGCAGATGAAGGATTCTATCTGGGAGATTAAGAGCCTCAATCAGGCAGATGGCGGCTACTAcaacttcagaaaaaaagacaaaacagtgCTGTCTAGGTTACGGATTGTAGTAGGAG TGAACGACAGACGCTATTATACAAAGGTGAATGAGCGGTTCGTCATCGAAAATCCTTCGCTCGATGCCACATGGACTGTGACTTTTACACCGGCAGGGGAAGTGGAAAAGAACACATTGATGGAAGCAGGCAATTTGGTCACAGACGATAGGAGGATTCGGATCATGCGTAATGGCATAGAGATTGATCCTGTAAATATCATAGACTCTGGCACCTTTGAGTTCAGAGATCAGCAAGGCTACCTGGCCAAGATTGTGGAACTGAGGGTAGAAGATG AACTTCTTCCTTCCGTCCTTCATCCATATGCTTATATTGCGATCATTGGCGGGATTATCTTTGCGGTGGTTGTCTGCTGTTGCTGTGTGAAAAAGTGCTGTTGTAAAAACAGCTCTTCCAAAAGGCACGAGTCTGCTCCTGAGACTGAAGCAGCACCTGCTGTGTATTACCAT GATTTGATTCAACCTGCGGGCCCAAGTTACTCTGTTGCACCTGTGCCAGATAACTCTTATCAGCCAATGAATTCCCTTGTTTCTGGAGAACATACCACTACCTCCCTTGAGCCATCG GTTTATGTACAGTAA